One genomic segment of Pseudomonas sp. RU47 includes these proteins:
- the rtcR gene encoding RNA repair transcriptional activator RtcR, which produces MPNKHTVAIGFIGATLDRVGKGANRWSHWRPSVGLCQQQDVLINRLELIHGIDARDVSLAERVRADIQQVSPETEVRLHPMALRNPWDFEEVYGALHDFTTAYDFDTEREDYLVHITTGTHVAQICWFLLTEARYLPARLIQTSPAKRNSESDHAIGTHALIDLDLSRYDRIASRFANKRLEGLEFLKSGIATRNAAFNRSIEQIERVAVRSKAPMLLIGPTGAGKSFLARRIYELKRSRHQMQGRFVEVNCATLRGDGAMSALFGHVKGAFTGAQNARDGLLRAADGGMLFLDEIGELGADEQAMLLKAIEEKRFFPLGSDKEVESDFLIIAGTHRDLRSRVGDGLFREDLYARINLWTFDLPGLAGRREDIEPNIDFELERHAREHGQLVRFNLEARRSYLAFASSREAAWLGNFRELSASITRMATLADSGRIDEAQVQEEIDRLRYAWGLAQPQAISAELPGDAESMDLFDRLQLKAVIEVCRQADSLSDAGRRLFGISRQAKVQANDADRLRKYLGRFGLEWSQIVDLT; this is translated from the coding sequence ATGCCAAACAAGCACACCGTCGCCATCGGTTTTATCGGCGCCACCCTTGATCGCGTCGGCAAGGGCGCCAATCGCTGGAGCCATTGGCGCCCCAGTGTTGGCTTGTGCCAACAGCAGGACGTACTGATCAACCGGCTCGAGCTGATTCACGGCATCGACGCCCGCGACGTCAGCCTCGCCGAGCGGGTGCGCGCCGACATCCAGCAGGTTTCACCAGAGACCGAGGTGCGCCTGCACCCGATGGCACTGCGCAACCCATGGGATTTCGAAGAGGTCTACGGCGCACTGCACGACTTCACCACCGCCTACGATTTCGACACCGAGCGCGAGGACTACCTCGTCCACATCACCACCGGCACCCACGTCGCGCAGATTTGCTGGTTCCTGCTGACCGAGGCGCGCTATCTGCCGGCGCGGCTGATCCAGACCTCCCCGGCCAAGCGCAACAGCGAAAGCGATCACGCCATCGGCACGCATGCCCTGATCGATCTCGACCTGTCGCGCTACGATCGCATCGCTTCGCGCTTCGCCAACAAGCGCCTCGAAGGCCTGGAGTTCTTGAAGTCCGGCATCGCCACACGCAACGCCGCCTTCAACCGCTCGATCGAGCAAATCGAACGCGTGGCCGTGCGCTCGAAGGCGCCGATGCTGCTGATCGGCCCGACCGGCGCCGGCAAATCCTTCCTCGCCCGACGCATCTACGAACTCAAACGCAGTCGCCATCAGATGCAGGGGCGTTTTGTCGAGGTGAACTGCGCCACCTTGCGTGGCGATGGCGCGATGTCGGCGTTGTTCGGTCATGTCAAAGGCGCCTTCACCGGCGCACAGAACGCTCGCGATGGCCTGTTGCGCGCTGCCGATGGCGGCATGCTGTTTCTCGATGAGATCGGCGAACTGGGCGCAGACGAACAGGCGATGCTGCTCAAGGCGATTGAAGAAAAACGCTTCTTTCCGCTGGGCTCGGACAAGGAGGTCGAAAGTGATTTCCTGATCATCGCCGGCACTCACCGCGATCTGCGCAGCCGAGTTGGCGACGGCTTGTTCCGCGAAGACTTGTACGCGCGTATCAACCTGTGGACGTTCGACCTGCCCGGCCTCGCCGGCCGCCGCGAGGACATCGAACCGAACATTGATTTCGAGCTGGAACGCCACGCCCGCGAACACGGGCAACTGGTGCGCTTCAACCTGGAAGCCCGGCGCAGTTATCTGGCGTTCGCCAGCTCTCGCGAGGCGGCGTGGCTAGGTAACTTCCGCGAATTGTCGGCGTCGATTACACGCATGGCGACCCTGGCCGACAGCGGACGTATCGACGAGGCCCAGGTGCAGGAGGAAATTGATCGGCTGCGCTACGCGTGGGGCTTGGCGCAACCGCAGGCGATTTCAGCAGAGTTGCCGGGGGACGCCGAAAGCATGGATCTGTTTGACCGATTGCAATTGAAGGCCGTGATCGAGGTGTGCCGGCAGGCGGACAGCTTGTCCGATGCCGGCCGCCGACTGTTCGGAATATCGCGCCAGGCCAAGGTACAAGCCAACGATGCCGATCGACTGAGGAAATACCTCGGCCGGTTCGGGCTTGAGTGGAGCCAGATCGTCGACCTCACATGA
- a CDS encoding glycosyl hydrolase family 28 protein: MPYRYVVPTQRKQPLALSLAATLTLICSVPSWALEAPAKLQVPTLAYDDQQIILVWEKPADHADISDYRVYANGVLLGGSNANNDRVSPAKPYIDRFYEQDVAGFHHRIGIHSYTAQGLKPDTAYRFTVRSVGADGKESADSPAVVQRTSKVAAVFDVRKYGAKGDGKSLDTLAIQNAIDACTPGCKVWLPKGTYKSGALYLKSNITLEIGEGATLLGSERAEDYPLAGYIQYPYSSTVRPASLINALPRDPRQHQSFENIRIVGKGTIDGNGWKRRADVVDERGQPLPFYLPSDNTRYQQDGILAKAQVEQAVARGMNVKDAYGQMRSSLITLRNVKNVFYGGFTAVNPAFHGIMNLETENVVLANTTHKTYDANNGDGIEFANSKGAMVFNNFFDTGDDCVNFAAGTGADAVQQKPQEDAWIFNNYFRKGHGMVVAGSHTGAWIQNILAEDNVSDGTDAGLRMKSTNFMGGGARNVIFRDSAIRNTLKQAFIFTLDYNDPNAKLDYQRSTIPGQFRDIRVADVSVENAQGKAIEVKGDSQHDAWHQGLVFERVRFSGPAKAQIDGLKDSLFDHVSFSEHGVANPWEITGSVGLTFTDVQPPPP; encoded by the coding sequence ATGCCTTATCGATATGTTGTTCCGACGCAGCGCAAACAGCCTTTGGCTTTGTCGCTGGCAGCCACGTTGACGCTGATTTGCAGTGTGCCGTCGTGGGCGCTGGAGGCGCCGGCAAAACTGCAGGTGCCGACCCTGGCCTACGATGATCAGCAGATCATCCTGGTCTGGGAAAAGCCCGCCGATCACGCCGATATCAGCGACTACCGGGTCTACGCCAACGGTGTGTTGCTGGGTGGCAGCAACGCCAACAATGACCGCGTCTCGCCGGCCAAACCTTACATCGACCGCTTCTACGAACAGGATGTTGCCGGTTTTCATCATCGCATCGGCATTCACAGTTACACCGCGCAAGGCTTGAAACCGGATACGGCCTATCGGTTCACCGTGCGTTCGGTGGGCGCCGATGGCAAGGAGTCGGCAGACAGTCCGGCCGTTGTACAGCGGACGAGCAAGGTCGCCGCCGTGTTCGATGTCAGGAAGTACGGCGCCAAGGGTGACGGCAAAAGCCTTGATACTTTGGCGATCCAGAACGCCATCGACGCCTGCACCCCCGGCTGCAAAGTATGGTTGCCCAAGGGCACCTACAAAAGCGGGGCGCTTTACCTGAAGAGCAACATCACCCTGGAAATCGGTGAAGGTGCAACGCTGTTGGGTTCCGAGCGTGCCGAAGACTATCCGCTGGCCGGCTACATCCAGTATCCCTATTCGAGCACCGTGCGCCCGGCGTCGCTGATCAACGCCTTGCCGCGTGATCCGCGTCAGCATCAGTCGTTCGAAAACATCCGCATCGTCGGCAAAGGCACGATTGACGGCAACGGCTGGAAGCGCCGCGCTGATGTCGTCGACGAACGCGGTCAGCCATTGCCGTTCTACCTGCCCAGCGACAATACCCGCTACCAGCAGGACGGCATTCTGGCCAAGGCGCAAGTCGAGCAAGCGGTGGCGCGCGGCATGAACGTCAAGGATGCCTACGGCCAGATGCGCTCGTCGCTGATCACTCTGCGCAACGTGAAAAACGTTTTCTACGGCGGTTTCACCGCGGTGAACCCGGCATTCCACGGGATCATGAACCTGGAAACCGAAAACGTGGTGCTGGCCAATACCACGCATAAAACCTACGACGCCAATAACGGCGACGGCATCGAATTCGCCAACAGCAAGGGCGCGATGGTCTTCAACAACTTCTTTGATACCGGCGATGACTGCGTCAATTTTGCGGCGGGCACCGGGGCCGATGCCGTGCAGCAAAAGCCGCAGGAAGACGCCTGGATCTTCAATAACTACTTCCGCAAGGGCCACGGCATGGTGGTTGCCGGCAGCCATACCGGCGCGTGGATTCAAAACATCCTCGCCGAAGACAACGTTTCCGATGGCACCGATGCCGGCTTGCGCATGAAGAGCACCAACTTCATGGGCGGCGGCGCGCGTAACGTGATCTTCCGCGACTCGGCGATCCGCAATACGCTCAAGCAGGCGTTCATTTTTACCCTCGACTACAACGATCCGAACGCCAAGCTGGATTACCAGCGCTCAACCATTCCCGGGCAGTTCCGCGATATCCGCGTCGCCGACGTGAGCGTCGAAAATGCTCAAGGCAAGGCGATCGAGGTCAAGGGCGACAGTCAGCACGACGCCTGGCATCAGGGGTTGGTGTTCGAGCGCGTGCGCTTCAGTGGTCCGGCCAAAGCGCAGATCGACGGGTTGAAGGATTCGCTGTTCGACCATGTGTCGTTCAGCGAGCATGGCGTTGCCAACCCGTGGGAAATCACCGGGAGTGTCGGGCTGACGTTCACGGATGTGCAGCCACCACCTCCGTAG
- a CDS encoding RtcB family protein — protein sequence MKEHTYQLLEVANGKPIKLWTEGVPVENEAREQLMNTAKMPFIFKHLAVMPDVHLGKGSTIGSVIPTVGAIIPAAVGVDIGCGMIAARTSLTAADLPDNLLGLRSAIEQAVPHGRSSNRSRRDKGAWDEIPQQADQAWAGLQPRFKLITDKYPKLANTNNRGHLGTLGSGNHFIEVCLDEANRVWFMLHSGSRGVGNAIGNLFIQMAQADMRQHIANLPDRDLAYFEEGSQHFDDYVEAVGWAQDFAKQNRELMMRAVIQATRQIIRKPFEVALEAVNCHHNYVQKERHFGEEVLVTRKGAVSAKKGEFGIIPGSMGAKSFIVRGLGNEESFSSCSHGAGRTMSRTKAKNTFTVEDQIRATAHVECRKDEAVIDEIPMAYKDIDKVMHAQRELVEVLHTLRQVVCVKG from the coding sequence ATGAAAGAACACACTTACCAACTGCTCGAAGTCGCCAACGGCAAACCGATCAAACTCTGGACCGAAGGCGTCCCGGTGGAAAACGAGGCCCGCGAGCAGTTGATGAATACCGCGAAAATGCCGTTCATCTTCAAGCATCTGGCGGTCATGCCGGACGTGCACCTGGGCAAGGGCTCGACCATCGGCAGCGTGATCCCGACCGTCGGCGCGATCATTCCCGCAGCGGTCGGCGTCGACATCGGTTGCGGCATGATCGCCGCGCGCACGTCGCTGACCGCCGCTGATTTGCCAGACAACCTGCTGGGTCTGCGCAGCGCCATCGAGCAAGCGGTGCCGCATGGCCGCAGTTCAAACCGTTCGCGACGCGACAAGGGCGCCTGGGATGAAATCCCGCAGCAAGCCGATCAGGCCTGGGCGGGGTTGCAGCCACGGTTCAAGTTGATCACCGACAAGTACCCGAAACTGGCCAACACCAACAACCGTGGGCACCTCGGTACGCTCGGCAGCGGCAACCACTTCATCGAAGTGTGCCTGGACGAAGCCAACCGGGTCTGGTTCATGTTGCACAGTGGCTCGCGCGGTGTCGGCAACGCCATCGGCAACCTGTTCATCCAGATGGCTCAGGCGGATATGCGTCAGCACATCGCCAACCTGCCGGACCGTGACCTGGCCTACTTCGAAGAAGGCAGCCAGCACTTTGATGATTATGTGGAAGCGGTGGGTTGGGCGCAGGACTTCGCCAAACAGAACCGCGAACTGATGATGCGCGCGGTGATCCAGGCGACGCGACAGATTATTCGCAAGCCGTTTGAAGTGGCGCTGGAAGCGGTCAACTGCCATCACAACTACGTGCAAAAAGAGCGGCATTTTGGTGAAGAGGTGCTGGTCACCCGCAAAGGTGCGGTGTCGGCGAAGAAGGGCGAGTTTGGGATCATTCCGGGCTCGATGGGCGCCAAGAGCTTCATCGTTCGCGGTCTGGGCAACGAAGAGTCGTTCAGCTCCTGCAGCCACGGCGCCGGCCGCACGATGAGCCGCACCAAGGCCAAGAACACTTTTACCGTCGAGGATCAGATTCGCGCCACTGCCCATGTGGAGTGCCGCAAGGACGAAGCGGTGATCGACGAAATTCCGATGGCCTACAAGGACATCGACAAAGTCATGCACGCCCAGCGTGAGCTGGTGGAAGTGCTGCACACCTTGCGTCAGGTGGTGTGCGTCAAAGGATAA
- a CDS encoding 5-carboxymethyl-2-hydroxymuconate Delta-isomerase, with translation MPHCLIDCPQTLARRVGEQTLLATVHDALDAFGLFKAGDIKVRLNTFEHYRCGAGEDDFVHVVLSVLSGRSAEQRRRLASATVAALVALLPDVESLSMEVVEMPRETFVNRGQYLQEAGLSA, from the coding sequence ATGCCGCATTGCCTTATCGATTGCCCGCAAACCCTGGCCCGACGTGTCGGCGAGCAAACCCTGCTCGCTACCGTGCATGACGCCCTCGATGCCTTCGGCCTGTTCAAGGCCGGCGACATCAAGGTGCGCCTCAATACGTTCGAGCATTACCGGTGCGGCGCGGGCGAGGACGATTTTGTCCATGTCGTCCTGTCGGTGTTGTCCGGGCGCAGCGCTGAACAGCGCCGGCGTCTGGCCTCGGCGACCGTGGCGGCGCTGGTCGCTTTGCTGCCGGACGTCGAGTCGCTGTCGATGGAGGTTGTGGAAATGCCCCGCGAGACGTTCGTCAACCGCGGCCAATATCTGCAAGAAGCCGGATTGTCGGCCTGA
- a CDS encoding TROVE domain-containing protein, with protein sequence MANSNLFNTQSNHLPACDTLNASGASAYAYSPKHQLAQLAVTGCLNQTFYASAESQLDQVLKLVAELDSRFVAKAAIYARKKGHMKDMPALLLAALTAQRSSLVPEVFEQVIDSGKMLRNFVQILRSGATGRKSLGSQPKRLVQNWLNSATERQLLQASIGNQPSLADVVKMVHPKPAEAWREAFFAWLIGKPVEAKALPELTRDLLAFRSGASDEVPAVPFQLLGNETLSKEQWATQARNMGWQGLRINLNSLARHGAFEVPGCIEYVAARLADPQEVAKARVYPYQLLSAYRMMGENTPAAIRDALQEALELSLANVPKLEGAVVVCPDVSGSMGSPVTGYRPGATSQVRCIDVAALVAAAVLRKQPAARVMPFEINVVGIQLNPRDSVISNAEKLAGIFGGGTNCSAPLKRLADSKARVDTLIMVSDNESWIDSQRYGASETMRQWERIKKLNPQARLVCIDIQPGHATQAADRDDILNVGGFSDAVFDVIEQFTGGQYSAQHWVEAIESAS encoded by the coding sequence ATGGCCAACTCAAATCTCTTCAACACGCAATCGAATCACCTGCCGGCCTGCGACACCTTGAATGCTTCCGGTGCCAGCGCTTATGCCTACAGCCCGAAGCATCAACTGGCGCAATTGGCAGTCACCGGTTGCCTGAACCAGACCTTCTACGCCTCCGCAGAAAGTCAGTTGGACCAAGTGTTGAAGCTGGTGGCCGAGCTCGACAGTCGTTTCGTGGCGAAAGCCGCGATCTACGCTCGCAAGAAAGGTCACATGAAAGACATGCCGGCATTGTTACTGGCGGCATTGACCGCGCAGCGCTCAAGTCTGGTGCCAGAGGTTTTCGAGCAAGTGATCGACAGCGGCAAGATGCTGCGCAATTTTGTACAGATCCTCCGTAGCGGTGCCACCGGGCGTAAATCCCTTGGCTCGCAACCCAAGCGTCTGGTGCAGAACTGGCTGAACAGCGCGACCGAGCGGCAACTGCTGCAAGCGTCGATCGGCAATCAACCGTCGTTGGCGGACGTGGTGAAGATGGTTCACCCCAAACCTGCCGAAGCGTGGCGCGAAGCGTTTTTCGCCTGGTTGATTGGCAAACCGGTGGAGGCAAAGGCCTTGCCGGAGCTGACCCGCGATTTGCTGGCGTTTCGCAGCGGCGCGAGTGATGAAGTGCCGGCGGTACCGTTTCAGTTGCTCGGCAACGAAACACTGAGCAAGGAGCAATGGGCCACTCAAGCCCGCAACATGGGCTGGCAGGGATTGCGCATCAACCTCAACAGCCTGGCGCGCCACGGCGCGTTTGAAGTACCGGGTTGCATCGAATATGTTGCGGCGCGGTTGGCCGATCCACAGGAAGTGGCGAAGGCGCGGGTGTATCCGTACCAGTTGTTGTCGGCTTATCGGATGATGGGCGAAAACACCCCGGCAGCGATCCGCGACGCCTTGCAGGAGGCGCTGGAGTTGTCGCTGGCCAACGTGCCCAAGCTTGAGGGCGCGGTGGTGGTTTGCCCGGATGTGTCGGGTTCGATGGGCAGCCCGGTAACCGGTTATCGCCCTGGTGCGACCTCGCAGGTGCGCTGCATCGACGTGGCGGCGTTGGTGGCCGCAGCGGTATTGCGCAAACAGCCGGCTGCGCGGGTGATGCCGTTCGAGATCAACGTGGTGGGTATCCAGCTCAACCCGCGTGACAGTGTGATCAGCAACGCCGAGAAGCTCGCCGGCATTTTTGGCGGCGGCACCAACTGCTCGGCACCGCTGAAGAGGTTGGCGGACAGCAAGGCCAGGGTCGATACGTTGATCATGGTTTCGGACAACGAATCGTGGATCGATTCGCAGCGTTACGGTGCCAGCGAAACGATGCGGCAATGGGAGCGGATCAAGAAGCTCAACCCACAGGCAAGGCTGGTGTGCATCGACATCCAGCCAGGCCATGCAACACAAGCGGCGGATCGTGATGACATCTTGAATGTCGGCGGTTTCAGCGACGCGGTGTTCGACGTGATCGAGCAGTTCACCGGCGGCCAATACAGTGCGCAGCACTGGGTCGAGGCGATCGAAAGCGCGTCATGA
- a CDS encoding ABC transporter ATP-binding protein, whose amino-acid sequence MSAIKLNVEGLNVRFVNAQKETHAVRDVSFTLGREKLAIVGESGSGKSTVGRSLLKLHPASARITAKAMQFGEVDLLSAGEKVMQKIRGQRISMIMQDPKYSLNPVVKVGDQIAEAYLAHHKASRSEARERVLEMLEKVHIRDPQRVYNLYPHEVSGGMGQRIMIAMMVITRPQVIIADEPTSALDVSVRQQVLSVLEELVEQQEMGLIFVSHDLNLVRNYCDRVLVMYAGRVVESLAAGDLQHAQHPYTRGLMAALPSMDNRRERLPVLQRDPLWLTC is encoded by the coding sequence ATGTCTGCAATCAAATTGAACGTCGAAGGGCTCAATGTGCGCTTCGTCAATGCTCAGAAAGAAACCCATGCCGTGCGTGACGTGTCCTTCACCCTCGGGCGGGAAAAACTCGCCATTGTCGGTGAGTCGGGGTCGGGCAAATCGACGGTCGGTCGCAGCTTGCTGAAGCTGCACCCGGCCAGCGCGCGGATCACCGCCAAGGCTATGCAGTTCGGTGAAGTCGATCTGCTGTCGGCCGGCGAAAAGGTCATGCAGAAGATTCGTGGTCAGCGCATTTCGATGATCATGCAGGACCCGAAATACTCGCTGAACCCGGTGGTCAAGGTTGGCGATCAGATTGCCGAGGCGTATCTGGCGCACCACAAGGCCAGCCGCAGCGAGGCCCGCGAGCGGGTGCTGGAAATGCTCGAAAAGGTCCATATCCGTGATCCGCAACGGGTCTACAACCTGTACCCGCATGAGGTCTCCGGTGGTATGGGGCAGCGCATCATGATCGCGATGATGGTCATCACCCGGCCACAGGTGATCATCGCCGATGAGCCGACTTCGGCCCTTGATGTGTCGGTGCGTCAGCAAGTACTCAGCGTGCTGGAAGAACTGGTCGAGCAGCAGGAAATGGGTCTGATTTTCGTCAGCCACGACCTCAACCTTGTGCGCAATTACTGCGACCGCGTGTTGGTGATGTACGCCGGCAGGGTGGTCGAATCGCTCGCCGCCGGCGACCTGCAACATGCGCAACATCCCTATACCCGCGGCCTGATGGCGGCGTTGCCGAGCATGGACAACCGTCGCGAACGGTTGCCGGTGTTGCAACGCGATCCACTGTGGCTGACTTGCTGA
- a CDS encoding ABC transporter permease has product MIANMSSTDSSAKRRLDRTPGSSFDAFCKSALKVLRHLLRNPMTLAGLLVALVLVVVALFAPWIATHDPVAQNLANALQAPGAAHWFGTDEYGRDIFSRLVYGSRITLYIITLVTVIVGPIGLFIGTVSGYYGGVVDTVFMRLTDIFISFPSLVLALAFIAALGPGLEHAVVAIALTSWPPIARLARAETLSLRKADFVVAVELQGASSTRIILRHIVPMCMSSVIIRLTMNMAGIILTAAALGFLGLGAQAPSPEWGAMISTGRRYMLECWWLVAVPGAAIMLVSLAFNLLGDGLRDILDPRSE; this is encoded by the coding sequence ATGATTGCCAACATGTCTTCTACTGATTCGAGCGCCAAGCGGCGGTTGGATCGTACCCCCGGATCCAGCTTCGACGCCTTCTGCAAAAGTGCCCTGAAAGTCTTGCGGCACCTGCTGCGCAACCCGATGACCCTGGCCGGATTGCTGGTCGCGCTGGTGCTGGTGGTGGTGGCGCTGTTTGCGCCGTGGATCGCCACCCATGATCCGGTGGCGCAGAACCTCGCCAATGCCCTGCAGGCGCCGGGCGCTGCCCACTGGTTCGGCACCGATGAATACGGCCGGGATATCTTCAGTCGGCTGGTCTACGGCTCGCGCATCACGCTGTACATCATCACCCTGGTGACCGTGATCGTCGGCCCGATCGGGCTGTTTATCGGCACCGTCTCCGGCTACTACGGCGGTGTTGTCGACACGGTGTTCATGCGTCTCACCGACATCTTCATCTCCTTCCCCAGCCTGGTGCTGGCGCTGGCATTTATCGCTGCGCTCGGTCCGGGCCTGGAACACGCGGTGGTAGCGATTGCGCTGACGTCGTGGCCGCCGATTGCGCGACTGGCGCGGGCGGAAACCCTGTCGTTGCGCAAGGCTGACTTCGTTGTGGCGGTCGAGCTGCAAGGGGCTTCGTCCACGCGAATCATCCTGCGGCACATTGTGCCGATGTGCATGTCGTCGGTGATCATCCGCCTGACCATGAACATGGCCGGGATCATCCTCACCGCAGCGGCTTTGGGCTTTCTTGGTCTCGGTGCGCAAGCGCCGTCGCCGGAGTGGGGCGCGATGATTTCCACCGGGCGTCGCTACATGCTTGAGTGCTGGTGGCTGGTGGCTGTTCCGGGGGCCGCAATCATGTTGGTCAGCCTGGCTTTCAACCTGTTGGGCGACGGCCTGCGGGACATTCTTGATCCGCGCAGCGAGTAA
- a CDS encoding ABC transporter substrate-binding protein → MTTAFTKLHAGLLAAVLALVPMTQASAKTPADQLIVGMSMVNLFSIDPANAPGLDASGVNANLYDTLVKRDHGNPEQHLPQLAERWTISDDGKQITFHLRQDVKFHSGNPLTAEDVAWSLYRVMKLNFGLATTWKAYGYNVDNIQSLIRASDAHTLVIDLPQTMDPLLLIDSLAISPSAVVIDRKTALAHEKNADLGANWLVTNEAGSGPFVLSKWTANDSLLLTRFDGYWGGAAKLKRVVVRHMTESQSLRLMLERGDLDLAYGMAAPDIRAIDGSEKIHVQSLPRGTMYYVALSMKQPEFANPKVREAVRNLIDYKGLDEQVMPYYGQLNQQPMQLSLAARLPDPGYHMDVAKAKKLLAEAGYPDGFTTTIRTLSEPPFIDIAARLQATLAEGGIKASIVNGTGNQVYGAMRARNFDIIVARGAERYPHPYFSLRTFAYNPNNSDDAGLPNFQGWRASFFSPQLNSLIDQAGVERDAGQRLNLYHQAQKIYDEQVGPIMMISQMTDTVVSAADVKGFVGDDAEATRYLGVYKQR, encoded by the coding sequence ATGACGACTGCATTTACCAAACTGCACGCTGGCCTGTTGGCGGCGGTCCTGGCGCTGGTGCCGATGACCCAGGCCAGCGCCAAGACGCCGGCCGATCAACTGATCGTCGGCATGAGCATGGTCAACCTGTTTTCCATCGATCCGGCCAACGCGCCCGGCCTCGACGCTTCTGGCGTCAATGCCAATCTTTACGACACCCTGGTCAAGCGTGATCACGGCAATCCGGAACAGCATCTGCCGCAACTGGCCGAGCGCTGGACGATCAGCGACGACGGCAAGCAGATAACCTTTCATTTGCGTCAGGACGTGAAGTTTCACTCCGGCAATCCGCTGACCGCTGAAGACGTGGCCTGGTCGTTGTACCGGGTGATGAAACTGAATTTCGGCCTGGCCACGACCTGGAAAGCCTACGGTTATAACGTCGACAACATCCAGTCACTGATCCGTGCCAGCGATGCCCACACGCTGGTCATCGACTTGCCGCAAACCATGGATCCGCTGTTGCTGATCGACTCGCTGGCGATCTCGCCGAGCGCGGTGGTGATCGATCGCAAAACAGCGTTGGCGCATGAGAAAAACGCTGACCTCGGTGCTAACTGGCTGGTGACCAACGAGGCTGGCAGCGGCCCCTTTGTGCTGAGCAAATGGACGGCGAACGACTCGCTGTTGCTGACCCGCTTCGACGGTTACTGGGGCGGTGCTGCCAAGCTCAAACGCGTGGTGGTGCGGCACATGACCGAATCGCAGTCGCTGCGCCTGATGCTGGAGCGCGGAGACCTCGATCTGGCGTACGGCATGGCCGCACCGGACATCCGCGCCATCGACGGTTCGGAAAAAATCCACGTGCAGTCACTGCCGCGCGGCACCATGTACTACGTCGCGCTGAGCATGAAACAGCCCGAATTTGCCAATCCCAAAGTGCGCGAAGCGGTGCGTAACCTGATCGACTACAAGGGCCTCGACGAACAGGTGATGCCGTATTACGGCCAGCTGAATCAGCAGCCGATGCAACTCAGTCTGGCGGCGCGCCTGCCGGATCCGGGTTATCACATGGACGTCGCCAAGGCGAAAAAACTCCTCGCCGAAGCGGGGTATCCGGACGGCTTCACCACGACCATTCGCACATTGTCAGAGCCGCCCTTCATCGACATCGCCGCGCGTCTGCAAGCGACGCTGGCCGAGGGCGGGATCAAGGCCAGCATCGTCAACGGCACTGGCAACCAGGTGTACGGCGCCATGCGTGCGCGCAACTTCGACATCATCGTTGCGCGCGGGGCCGAGCGCTATCCGCATCCGTATTTCAGCCTGCGCACGTTTGCCTACAACCCCAACAACAGCGATGACGCCGGCCTGCCGAATTTCCAGGGCTGGCGCGCTTCGTTTTTCAGCCCGCAACTCAATAGCCTGATTGATCAGGCCGGGGTTGAGCGCGATGCCGGCCAGCGCCTGAATCTGTATCACCAGGCACAGAAAATCTACGACGAGCAGGTCGGTCCGATCATGATGATTTCGCAGATGACCGACACCGTGGTCAGCGCCGCCGACGTCAAGGGCTTCGTCGGTGATGATGCCGAGGCGACGCGTTATCTGGGTGTCTACAAACAACGCTGA
- a CDS encoding ABC transporter ATP-binding protein: MSMIQAHALNLSFGAGPALNQVLHDVSLSVADGESFGLVGESGSGKTTVLRCLAGQYRHWTGELSIAGAPLQHKIPKEHFRQVQMVFQDPYGSLHPRHTVDTALREPLIIHGVRDKDDRINEILLKVGLNDSYRFRYPHQLSGGQRQRVAIARALILEPRVLLLDEPTSALDVSVQAEILNLLADLRRREKLTYLMVTHDLGVVTHLCDRVAVMQQGKIVELLDSQALSQDLASHAYTRMLVQASRDFSEESVRQLAG; the protein is encoded by the coding sequence ATGTCCATGATCCAAGCACACGCGCTGAACCTGAGTTTCGGTGCCGGCCCGGCCCTCAATCAGGTGCTGCACGACGTCAGCCTCAGTGTCGCCGACGGCGAATCCTTCGGCCTGGTGGGGGAGTCCGGCTCCGGCAAGACCACCGTGTTGCGCTGTCTGGCCGGGCAGTACCGGCACTGGACGGGCGAGTTGAGCATTGCCGGCGCGCCGCTGCAGCACAAGATTCCCAAGGAACATTTCCGTCAGGTGCAGATGGTGTTCCAGGACCCTTACGGCTCGCTGCATCCGCGCCACACCGTCGACACGGCCCTGCGTGAGCCGCTGATTATTCACGGTGTGCGCGACAAGGACGACCGGATCAACGAGATCCTGCTCAAGGTCGGTCTGAACGACAGTTACCGTTTTCGCTATCCGCACCAGTTGTCCGGTGGCCAGCGCCAGCGCGTGGCGATTGCCCGTGCGCTGATTCTCGAGCCGCGGGTGTTGCTGCTCGATGAGCCGACCTCGGCGCTGGATGTCTCGGTGCAGGCGGAGATTCTCAATCTGCTCGCGGATTTGCGCCGCCGCGAGAAACTCACCTACCTGATGGTCACTCACGATCTGGGCGTGGTCACGCACCTGTGTGATCGGGTGGCGGTGATGCAGCAGGGCAAGATCGTCGAGCTGCTCGACAGTCAGGCGCTCAGCCAGGATCTGGCAAGCCACGCCTACACGCGGATGCTGGTGCAGGCCAGTCGTGATTTCAGCGAGGAATCGGTGCGCCAGCTCGCTGGTTAA